A single genomic interval of Microbacterium hydrocarbonoxydans harbors:
- a CDS encoding ECF transporter S component, protein MQNRPRSEGGRGRFRFPTAILLTCAALGVAGGALLAPANWISTFLFLGLPFVSVGLAGLWLLPSVVALRLLRRPLVGLLVGLLAGLVIVPFSGYGFGSVATNLWWAAFTELPFLFVLWRYWGTWLHYLGAVIVSIVYPVLAWASFNLGSFELWVQIAFFALTFASCLGATALGILIADRLRRAGVGGRLPR, encoded by the coding sequence ATGCAGAATCGACCCCGCAGCGAGGGCGGCCGCGGACGCTTCCGCTTCCCCACGGCCATCCTGCTGACCTGTGCCGCGCTCGGTGTGGCCGGCGGCGCCCTCCTGGCGCCGGCGAACTGGATCTCGACGTTCCTCTTCCTCGGCCTGCCGTTCGTCAGCGTCGGCCTCGCGGGGCTGTGGCTGCTGCCCTCGGTCGTCGCGCTGCGGTTGCTGCGCCGCCCGCTCGTCGGGCTACTGGTCGGCCTGCTCGCTGGACTCGTGATCGTGCCGTTCTCCGGCTACGGCTTCGGCAGCGTCGCCACCAACCTCTGGTGGGCCGCCTTCACGGAACTGCCGTTCCTCTTCGTCCTCTGGCGCTACTGGGGCACCTGGCTGCACTATCTCGGCGCGGTCATCGTCAGCATCGTCTACCCAGTGCTCGCATGGGCGTCGTTCAACCTCGGCAGCTTCGAGCTCTGGGTGCAGATCGCGTTCTTCGCGCTGACGTTCGCGAGCTGCCTGGGCGCCACGGCTCTCGGCATCCTGATCGCCGACCGGCTCCGTCGCGCCGGCGTCGGAGGACGTCTGCCCCGCTGA